From a region of the Saccharomycodes ludwigii strain NBRC 1722 chromosome VII, whole genome shotgun sequence genome:
- a CDS encoding uncharacterized protein (similar to Saccharomyces cerevisiae YDR069C | DOA4 | Degradation Of Alpha (paralog of YER144C | UBP5)) encodes MKELLKITSILQNLVLFYSQNEPHYPLIMVSLMNSLKFLQPITDRLIKIQVLHSGWEEDFKAQFGKYSSKYNNNDLLRVATSLLGSTSYKFIDLEFGNSDNESEIIVKLLNDFFKIAEMGEINSNLEDHVAIFNSNDDDGNNNTNFNSTALVNNNIVDMNNNTCENLPAINSNFETIYKEFFYGTGNNYSFMTSNSISGCTYTSNSTSESTSNSTSNSTSNSTSNSDLTYSSPSNTNLPISTNSKNKAAISYNNISISNKVIFFLID; translated from the coding sequence atgaAAGAATTGCTTAAAATAACCAGTATATTGCAAAActtagttttattttattctcaAAATGAACCCCATTATCCCCTGATTATGGTTTCGCTCATGAATTCGCTAAAGTTTTTACAACCTATCACTGATAGATTAATAAAGATTCAAGTTTTACATAGTGGTTGGGAGGAAGATTTCAAAGCGCAGTTTGGGAAATATTCTAGTAagtataataacaatgactTGCTAAGAGTTGCCACTTCCTTACTTGGATCGACGagttataaatttattgatcTGGAATTTGGTAATTCTGATAATGAATCGGaaataattgtaaaattactaaatgatttttttaagattGCTGAAATGGGTgaaataaattcaaatttgGAGGACCATGTCGCAATATTTAATAGTaacgatgatgatggtaataataataccaattttAATAGTACGGCacttgttaataataacattgttgatatgaataataatacctgTGAAAATTTGCCTGCgataaattcaaattttgaaacgatttataaagaatttttttatggaACAGGCAATAATTATAGTTTTATGACTTCAAATTCTATATCTGGATGTACTTATACTTCCAATTCCACTTCTGAATCCACTTCTAATTCTACTTCTAATTCAACTTCTAATTCTACCTCCAATTCTGATTTGACTTACTCTTCTCCTAGTAACACTAATCTGCCCATTTCCACTAATAGTAAAAACAAAGCTGCCATTAgctataataatattagtatttcaaataaagtcattttttttttgatagattaa
- a CDS encoding uncharacterized protein (similar to Saccharomyces cerevisiae YDR170C | SEC7 | SECretory): MKASLIQHVSCPEKKYMIEMSQNNVTQSKKDYETLQDIDATNEGVSETTIAITNASTAPLNDLEETIVDNSVNNTDTIHTTAITSTALVSSNRRKKKYH; encoded by the coding sequence atGAAAGCTTCATTAATACAACACGTATCATGTCCAGAGAAAAAGTATATGATAGAAATGTCACAAAATAACGTTACACAGTCTAAGAAAGATTATGAAACACTTCAAGACATTGATGCCACCAACGAAGGTGTATCTGAGACAACAATCGCTATTACAAATGCTAGTACCGCTCCTTTGAATGATTTGGAAGAAACCATTGTTGATAATTCTGTTAACAACACTGATACTATTCACACCACTGCCATAACTAGTACTGCCTTGGTTAGCAGTAacagaaggaaaaaaaaataccactGA